A single window of Nicotiana sylvestris chromosome 5, ASM39365v2, whole genome shotgun sequence DNA harbors:
- the LOC138868415 gene encoding uncharacterized protein gives MAPFDKVSPIVFNNTDSISSSFKLFPLIPYLGVPLSSKRLSINQCQPLLDKILGRIKNWTAKFLSYVGRLQLSKSVLLSIQSFWSQIFPLPKKIRQGIETICKRFMWTGETETKAKALVAWRQLCWPKSAGGLNITYMVIWNRAALIKKLWNLNKKKDRLWIQWIHTYCIKQQVIWKMKAKQASWLVQNILGASKYLTEVNIAIEEVLSMKEYSIRLIYNKLRGDLPKVEWMRLLCNNWSSPKWRFILYLAILERLYTRDRVLGWGIAISSACSLCEKERNWRTFRGTQRSNKEMIKLIIQEVHCRGMLNSKIARHLQNFNFYP, from the exons ATGGCTCCCTTTGACAAAGTTTCCCCAATTGTTTTCAACAATACTGATTCGATCTCATCGTCATTCAAGTTGTTTCCTTTAATCCc ATACTTGGGAGTCCCATTGAGTAGTAAAAGGTTATCTATTAATCAATGTCAACCTTTACTGGATAAAATATTAGGCAGAATCAAAAACTGGACAGCAAAGTTTCTGTCTTATGTAGGCAGGTTGCAGCTGAGCAAGAGTGTTTTATTATCTATTCAATCATTTTGGTCACAGATATTTCCTTTACCTAAGAAGATCCGACAAGGAATTGAGACAATTTGCAAGAGATTTATGTGGACAGGTGAAACAGAAACCAAAGCTAAAGCTTTAGTAGCTTGGAGACAACTATGTTGGCCAAAATCTGCAGGGGGTTTGAATATCACATATATGGTTATATGGAATAGAGCTGCACTAATCAAGAAACTGTGGAATCTAAACAAGAAGAAGGATAGATTGTGGATACAGTGGATTCATACTTACTGTATCAAGCAACAAGTAATATGGAAAATGAAAGCTAAACAAGCCTCATGGTTAGTGCAAAATATTTTGGGAGCTAGTAAATACCTAACTGAGGTCAACATAGCAATTGAAGAAGTGTTGAGCATGAAGGAATACTCCATCAGATTGATATATAACAAGTTGAGAGGTGATCTACCTAAAGTGGAGTGGATGAGATTATTGTGTAATAACTGGAGCAGTCCTAAATGGAGATTCATTTTGTACTTGGCAATTCTGGAAAGGTTGTATACGAGAGACAGAGTACTAGGATGGGGCATAGCAATAAGTTCAGCATGCTCATTATGTGAAAAG GAACGAAACTGGAGAACCTTCAGAGGAACACAAAGAAGCAATAAGGAGATGATCAAACTGATAATTCAGGAAGTGCACTGTCGTGGAATGTTGAATTCTAAGATAGCGAGACATTTACAGAATTTCAATTTTTATCCATAG